In one window of Corynebacterium incognita DNA:
- a CDS encoding cytochrome b — protein sequence MSNKLAQIGDNIDSRYTASGMIRTQINKVFPTHWSFMLGEMALYSFIILLLTGIYLALFFDPSITKVIYDGAYTPLNGVEMSRAYATALDLSFEVRGGLFVRQMHHWGALMFMMSMVAHMLRIFFTGAFRRPREANWIIGCALILLGMVEGFLGYSLPDDLLSGVGLRIMSAIILGLPIIGTWLHWAIFGGDFPSDLMLDRFYILHVLVIPGIILGLIAAHLILVWYQKHTQFPGPGRAENNVVGVRIMPVFATKAIGMGLMTAGVLALMSGLLTINAIWNLGPYNPSQVSAGSQPDIYMLWTDGVARVMPAWELYIGNYTIPSAFWVALLCGLMVVLLFAYPWIEKKMTGDDAHHNLLQRPRDVPVRSGIGAMAITFFLLVTLSGGNDHFAHFFQVSLNAMTWVGRIGIIVLPPIAYWVTYSICVALQRSDHEVLAHGIETGVIKQLPNGAFIEIHQPLGPVDEHGHAVPLPYAGARVPKQLNELGFADSETQGLFSSDDESMVHRIHEVHADNAAEEAEMFRRLNEANKKEDEDKGLI from the coding sequence ATGAGCAATAAACTCGCACAAATTGGTGACAACATTGACTCGAGGTACACCGCCTCGGGCATGATCCGTACCCAAATCAACAAGGTATTCCCGACCCACTGGTCCTTCATGCTGGGTGAGATGGCGCTGTATAGCTTCATCATCCTTCTGCTGACCGGTATCTACCTGGCACTGTTCTTTGACCCTTCCATCACGAAGGTCATCTACGATGGCGCCTACACTCCGCTGAACGGCGTGGAGATGTCCCGCGCTTACGCCACGGCCCTGGACCTGTCTTTCGAGGTTCGCGGCGGCCTGTTCGTGCGTCAGATGCACCACTGGGGTGCACTGATGTTCATGATGTCCATGGTTGCGCACATGCTGCGTATCTTCTTCACTGGTGCGTTCCGACGCCCGCGTGAGGCCAACTGGATCATCGGTTGCGCGCTCATCCTGCTGGGAATGGTCGAGGGCTTCCTCGGCTACTCCCTCCCGGATGACCTCCTCTCCGGCGTGGGTCTGCGCATTATGTCCGCCATCATCCTGGGCCTGCCGATCATCGGCACCTGGCTGCACTGGGCCATCTTCGGCGGCGACTTCCCGTCCGACCTCATGTTGGACCGCTTCTACATTCTCCACGTGCTGGTTATCCCGGGCATTATTCTCGGCCTGATTGCCGCTCACCTCATCCTGGTTTGGTACCAGAAGCACACCCAGTTCCCCGGACCGGGTCGCGCTGAGAACAACGTTGTGGGCGTCCGCATTATGCCGGTGTTCGCAACCAAGGCAATCGGCATGGGTCTCATGACCGCCGGTGTTCTGGCTCTGATGTCTGGTCTGCTGACCATCAATGCCATCTGGAACTTGGGCCCATACAACCCGTCGCAGGTCTCCGCTGGTTCCCAGCCGGATATCTACATGCTGTGGACCGACGGTGTCGCCCGTGTTATGCCGGCGTGGGAGCTCTACATCGGCAACTACACCATCCCGTCCGCATTCTGGGTCGCCCTGCTTTGTGGTCTGATGGTTGTACTGCTGTTCGCTTACCCGTGGATTGAGAAGAAGATGACGGGCGACGACGCGCATCACAACCTGCTGCAGCGCCCGCGTGACGTGCCGGTTCGCTCCGGCATCGGCGCCATGGCCATCACCTTCTTCCTGCTGGTGACCCTCTCCGGTGGTAACGACCACTTCGCTCACTTCTTCCAGGTGTCCCTGAACGCCATGACGTGGGTGGGTCGTATCGGCATCATCGTTCTGCCTCCGATTGCTTACTGGGTGACCTACAGCATCTGTGTGGCTCTTCAGCGCTCCGACCACGAGGTCCTGGCGCACGGTATTGAGACCGGCGTTATCAAGCAGCTGCCTAACGGCGCCTTCATTGAAATCCACCAGCCGCTTGGCCCGGTGGACGAGCATGGCCACGCTGTACCGCTTCCGTACGCTGGCGCTCGCGTACCGAAGCAGCTTAACGAGCTCGGCTTCGCCGACTCCGAGACCCAGGGCCTGTTCTCCTCCGATGACGAGTCCATGGTCCACCGCATCCACGAGGTTCACGCGGACAACGCTGCTGAGGAAGCAGAGATGTTCCGTCGCCTCAACGAAGCAAACAAGAAGGAAGACGAGGACAAGGGCCTCATCTAA
- a CDS encoding ubiquinol-cytochrome c reductase iron-sulfur subunit: MSNDNKKNYTDAELNAMSNDELAALGTQLDEVTVAFRKERFPVDGDPAEKRAAAGISIWAAISILAALAFLGVYLFWPWEYKVLGEDGLWWHTLYTPLLGLTSGLSILALGFAIVQYVKRIMPEEISVQRRHDGPSDEIDRRTLTALLNDSWKTSTLGRRKTLQGLLGGAAVLFGLTVVAPLGGAVNNPWKKRHSMNYAGDGTLWKSGWSLQEGGVKLYLARDTGTIAESHEGVTGSHYTTQGVARLVRVRPEDLAAGGMETVFPLAEEHVNDGDKYDKNKDVYEQHMHSIHGNRNAVMLIRLRNSDAQKVTEREGQEDFHYGDYYAYSKICTHIGCPTSLYEAQTNRILCPCHQSQFDALQYGKPVFGPAARALPQLPITVDEEGYLVAKGDFIEPVGPAFWERKS, translated from the coding sequence ATGAGTAACGACAACAAGAAGAACTACACAGACGCAGAGCTCAATGCGATGAGCAATGACGAGCTGGCTGCCCTGGGCACGCAGCTCGATGAAGTTACTGTGGCGTTCCGCAAGGAACGTTTCCCGGTAGACGGCGACCCAGCCGAGAAGCGGGCCGCTGCTGGTATCTCCATCTGGGCGGCAATTTCCATCCTTGCTGCACTTGCTTTCCTCGGTGTGTACCTGTTCTGGCCTTGGGAGTACAAGGTCCTGGGCGAGGACGGCCTGTGGTGGCACACCTTGTACACGCCGCTGCTTGGTCTGACCTCCGGTCTGTCCATCTTGGCGCTGGGCTTCGCTATCGTGCAGTACGTGAAGCGCATCATGCCGGAAGAGATTTCCGTGCAGCGTCGCCACGACGGTCCGTCCGACGAGATTGACCGCCGTACCTTGACCGCTCTGCTGAACGATTCGTGGAAGACCTCCACCCTCGGTCGTCGTAAGACTCTGCAGGGTCTGCTTGGCGGCGCGGCAGTTCTCTTCGGCCTCACTGTCGTTGCCCCGCTGGGCGGCGCAGTAAACAACCCGTGGAAGAAGCGCCACTCCATGAACTACGCCGGCGACGGCACCCTGTGGAAGTCTGGTTGGTCCCTGCAGGAGGGCGGCGTCAAGCTGTACCTCGCTCGTGACACGGGCACCATCGCGGAGAGCCACGAGGGTGTCACCGGTTCCCACTACACCACCCAGGGCGTCGCCCGCCTGGTGCGCGTGCGCCCGGAGGACCTTGCCGCTGGTGGTATGGAGACGGTCTTCCCGCTGGCCGAAGAGCACGTTAACGACGGCGACAAGTACGACAAGAACAAGGACGTTTACGAGCAGCACATGCACTCGATTCACGGCAACCGTAACGCCGTGATGCTGATTCGCCTGCGTAATTCGGACGCGCAGAAGGTCACCGAACGCGAAGGCCAAGAGGACTTCCACTACGGCGACTACTACGCGTACTCCAAGATCTGTACCCACATTGGTTGCCCTACTTCTTTGTACGAGGCTCAAACCAATCGCATTCTCTGCCCTTGCCACCAGTCGCAGTTCGATGCGCTGCAGTACGGCAAGCCGGTCTTCGGTCCGGCCGCCCGTGCTCTGCCGCAGCTGCCTATCACTGTGGATGAAGAGGGCTACCTCGTAGCCAAGGGCGACTTCATCGAGCCAGTTGGCCCGGCATTCTGGGAGCGTAAGTCATAA
- a CDS encoding c-type cytochrome produces the protein MDTNPQNAVASEVTSDTAAANKTRRRRKAKRTLAGAFALSIGLTGAGVLASALSPDAQVATAQKDDQALIQEGKDIYDSACITCHGANLQGVQDRGPSLVGVGEGSVYFQVHSGRMPMMSNDAQAERKTPRYTEQQTLALAAYVAANGGGSDIVRNEDGSIAMEELRGKNYDGRIDPADVARGSELFRMNCASCHNFTGQGGALSSGKYAPPLAPANEQEIYQAMLTGPQNMPRFSERQLTADEKKDIIAYIKSAGETPSPAGWDLGGLGPVAEGLAMWIIGITALLGAAMWIGSRS, from the coding sequence ATGGATACCAATCCGCAGAACGCAGTAGCCTCCGAGGTCACCTCGGACACCGCTGCTGCCAACAAGACCCGTCGCCGCCGCAAGGCGAAGCGCACGCTGGCCGGTGCTTTCGCACTGTCCATCGGCCTGACTGGCGCAGGCGTTTTGGCGTCTGCGCTGTCTCCCGACGCACAGGTCGCCACCGCGCAGAAGGATGACCAGGCACTTATCCAAGAGGGTAAGGACATTTACGACTCAGCCTGCATCACCTGCCACGGTGCCAACCTTCAGGGCGTACAGGACCGCGGCCCGTCGCTCGTCGGCGTGGGCGAGGGCTCCGTATACTTCCAGGTTCACTCCGGTCGTATGCCGATGATGTCGAACGACGCTCAGGCAGAGCGTAAGACTCCGCGTTACACCGAACAGCAGACGCTGGCACTCGCTGCCTACGTTGCTGCTAACGGTGGCGGTTCCGATATTGTCCGCAACGAAGACGGCTCCATCGCCATGGAGGAACTTCGCGGTAAGAACTACGACGGTCGGATTGATCCGGCTGACGTTGCTCGTGGCTCCGAGCTGTTCCGTATGAACTGTGCATCCTGCCACAACTTCACCGGCCAGGGCGGCGCGCTGTCCTCCGGTAAGTACGCTCCGCCGCTGGCGCCTGCCAACGAGCAGGAGATCTACCAGGCCATGCTCACCGGGCCACAGAATATGCCCCGCTTCTCAGAGCGTCAGCTGACCGCGGACGAGAAGAAGGACATCATTGCATACATTAAGTCTGCAGGCGAGACCCCGTCTCCAGCAGGTTGGGACCTTGGCGGTCTCGGCCCGGTTGCTGAGGGCCTTGCAATGTGGATCATCGGCATCACCGCGCTGCTTGGCGCCGCAATGTGGATTGGATCTCGCTCATGA
- a CDS encoding cytochrome c oxidase subunit 3 has protein sequence MAAPRVATLNRPNMVSVGTIVFLSQELMFFAGLFAMWFTSRANGQEGDWAEQTAHLNVVYGGIITAILILSSVTSQFGVFAAERGDVFKLRVWYSVTIALGVIFLGLVGFEWYEMIHNGVTIQASVFGSVFYILTGFHAAHVTGGIISFVIIMLRIAKSKFTPAQATAAMAVSYYWHFVDIIWIGVFVVIYLVQ, from the coding sequence ATGGCAGCACCACGAGTGGCTACCCTCAACCGACCCAACATGGTCAGTGTGGGCACCATCGTGTTCCTGTCTCAGGAATTGATGTTCTTCGCCGGACTGTTCGCGATGTGGTTCACTTCGCGTGCTAACGGCCAGGAAGGTGACTGGGCGGAGCAAACCGCCCATTTGAATGTGGTTTACGGTGGCATCATCACCGCAATCCTGATTCTGTCTTCCGTGACCTCGCAGTTCGGCGTCTTCGCAGCTGAAAGGGGTGACGTATTTAAGCTTCGTGTGTGGTACTCGGTAACCATTGCCCTGGGTGTAATCTTCCTGGGCCTGGTCGGATTCGAGTGGTACGAGATGATTCACAATGGTGTGACCATCCAGGCTTCCGTCTTCGGTTCCGTGTTCTACATCTTGACTGGCTTCCACGCAGCACACGTGACGGGCGGCATCATTTCGTTCGTTATCATCATGCTCCGTATTGCTAAGTCCAAGTTCACGCCAGCGCAGGCTACCGCCGCTATGGCAGTGTCCTACTACTGGCACTTCGTTGACATCATCTGGATCGGTGTCTTCGTCGTTATTTATCTGGTCCAGTAG
- a CDS encoding cytochrome c oxidase subunit 4, whose protein sequence is MRAGSKVFYAIATYLGISLIVYIFGTVYVKDDGYLYGAEWAGTVGLLLAFLLAMMLAGYLHFTEARMDILPEDWEEAEVEDKAGIYGFFSPWSIWPFFMSVAIALLGFGIIFMYYWLIAFGAAALVFACGGLSLQYGLPKEKH, encoded by the coding sequence ATGCGCGCAGGTTCTAAAGTCTTCTACGCTATCGCGACGTACCTGGGTATTTCCCTCATCGTCTACATCTTCGGCACTGTCTACGTCAAGGATGATGGTTACCTCTACGGTGCGGAGTGGGCAGGTACCGTTGGTCTGCTCCTAGCCTTCCTGTTGGCCATGATGCTGGCTGGTTACCTCCACTTCACCGAGGCTCGAATGGACATCCTCCCGGAAGACTGGGAGGAGGCCGAGGTTGAGGACAAGGCCGGTATCTACGGCTTCTTCTCCCCGTGGTCCATCTGGCCGTTCTTTATGTCCGTGGCGATTGCGCTGCTGGGCTTCGGCATCATCTTCATGTACTACTGGTTGATCGCCTTTGGCGCGGCCGCTCTGGTCTTCGCCTGTGGTGGACTTTCCCTGCAGTACGGTCTGCCTAAGGAAAAGCACTAA
- a CDS encoding cytochrome c oxidase subunit II, with product MGQRNKRTLARKAGLAGVIAMGGFALAGCEVAPPEAMANILDFGWPDGITPEAEAMRNFWIWVWVAAWAVGIVMWGMFLTAIFRWNAKRAKKAGKGEFPNQLQYNVPLELVLTFLPVVAIMVLFLFTVQTQNKVVALDKEPQVAVDVTAYQWNWKFGYAEVAGDFAGGQDFNGADEERNKLAEKSSKDPEDMKNANPIHGKSMGDLSYLNYNTMETVGTTEEVPVLVLPTQTAIEFRLASADVSHSFWVPEFLFKRDVYAHPENNQQQRAFQIEEITEEGAFVGRCAEMCGTYHAMMNFEIRAVSPENFQKYMQFRIDNPEAPNSEALAHIGEDPYAVTTQPFNSSRTTRDGENFVAPNEKA from the coding sequence GTGGGACAGCGAAACAAGCGCACCCTTGCCCGTAAGGCGGGTCTAGCTGGCGTTATCGCTATGGGCGGCTTCGCCTTGGCGGGCTGTGAGGTTGCTCCGCCAGAGGCGATGGCGAACATCCTTGACTTCGGTTGGCCGGATGGCATCACCCCGGAGGCTGAGGCAATGCGCAACTTCTGGATTTGGGTCTGGGTCGCGGCCTGGGCAGTTGGCATCGTGATGTGGGGCATGTTCCTCACCGCGATCTTCCGTTGGAACGCGAAGCGTGCCAAGAAGGCTGGCAAGGGCGAGTTCCCGAACCAGCTGCAGTACAACGTCCCGCTGGAGCTCGTTCTGACCTTCCTGCCGGTCGTGGCCATCATGGTCCTGTTCCTGTTCACCGTCCAGACGCAGAACAAGGTCGTGGCTCTCGATAAGGAGCCGCAGGTTGCTGTGGACGTCACCGCCTACCAGTGGAACTGGAAGTTTGGTTATGCAGAGGTTGCTGGTGACTTTGCGGGTGGCCAGGACTTCAACGGTGCTGACGAAGAGCGCAACAAGTTGGCAGAGAAGTCCTCTAAGGATCCGGAGGACATGAAGAACGCCAACCCCATCCATGGCAAGTCCATGGGTGACCTCTCCTACCTGAACTACAACACCATGGAGACGGTGGGCACCACCGAGGAGGTTCCGGTTCTGGTTCTTCCGACGCAGACCGCGATTGAGTTCCGCCTTGCTTCTGCTGATGTTTCCCACTCGTTCTGGGTTCCGGAGTTCCTGTTCAAGCGCGACGTCTACGCGCACCCGGAGAACAACCAGCAGCAGCGTGCTTTCCAGATTGAGGAAATTACCGAGGAAGGTGCCTTCGTCGGCCGCTGTGCTGAGATGTGCGGTACCTACCACGCCATGATGAACTTCGAGATCCGCGCCGTGAGCCCGGAGAACTTCCAGAAGTACATGCAGTTCCGCATCGACAACCCAGAGGCTCCTAACTCTGAGGCTCTGGCTCACATCGGTGAGGATCCGTACGCCGTGACCACCCAGCCGTTCAACTCTTCTCGTACCACCCGCGACGGCGAGAACTTCGTCGCTCCGAACGAGAAGGCATAG
- the asnB gene encoding asparagine synthase (glutamine-hydrolyzing), translating into MCGLLSFLSADGSASQFVPAIEGALPCMRHRGPDAAGTWNDSDAVFGFNRLSIIDLEHSHQPLRWGPEDNPERYALTFNGEIYNYIELREELQAAGYTFNTEGDGEPIVVGYHHWGAQVVEHLRGMFGIVIWDTETKTMFAARDQFGIKPLFYATTPAGTVFASEKKSILEMAEAMNLDLGLDRRAIEHYVDLQYVPEPESLHSAIRRLESGCTATLTPGGEVVAKRYFRPQFPVQKVTKGEEQQLFDRIARVLEDSVEKHMRADVTVGSFLSGGIDSTAIATLAKRHNPNLLTFTTGFEREGYSEVDVAAESAEAIGVEHIVKIVSPEEYANAIPKIMWYLDDPVADPSLVPLFFVAQEARKHVKVVLSGEGADELFGGYTIYKEPLSLAPFEKIPSPLRRGLGRLSQVLPEGMKGKSLLNRGSMTMEERYYGNARSFNFEQMQRVIPWAEEEWDHKEVTAPIYAQSRHMDPVARMQHLDLFTWMRGDILVKADKINMANSLELRVPFLDKEVFKVAETIPHDLKIANGTTKYALRKAMEQIVPAHVLHRKKMGFPVPMRHWLAGDELFGWAQDTINESQTEDIFNKKEVMEMLKEHRDGVSDHSRRLWTVLAFMVWHGIFVEHRIDPQIEDKDYPVRL; encoded by the coding sequence ATGTGTGGCCTATTGAGTTTCCTCAGCGCCGATGGCAGCGCCTCCCAGTTCGTGCCCGCCATAGAAGGCGCCCTGCCCTGCATGCGCCACCGCGGCCCTGACGCCGCCGGCACCTGGAACGACAGCGACGCCGTGTTCGGCTTCAACCGCCTGTCTATCATTGACTTGGAGCACTCACACCAGCCCCTGCGCTGGGGCCCGGAGGATAACCCGGAGCGCTACGCCCTCACCTTCAACGGTGAGATTTACAACTACATTGAGCTGCGCGAGGAACTCCAGGCTGCGGGGTACACCTTTAATACTGAAGGCGACGGCGAACCCATTGTCGTCGGATACCATCACTGGGGCGCGCAGGTGGTGGAACACTTGCGCGGTATGTTCGGCATCGTCATCTGGGACACCGAAACCAAGACGATGTTCGCCGCCCGCGACCAGTTCGGCATCAAGCCACTGTTTTACGCAACCACCCCGGCGGGCACCGTTTTCGCTTCGGAGAAGAAGTCCATCCTGGAGATGGCGGAGGCGATGAATCTAGACCTCGGGCTTGACCGGCGCGCGATCGAGCACTACGTCGACCTGCAGTATGTGCCGGAGCCGGAGTCGCTGCACTCCGCTATTCGACGCCTCGAATCCGGCTGCACCGCTACCCTCACCCCCGGCGGCGAGGTTGTGGCCAAGCGCTATTTCCGTCCGCAGTTCCCGGTCCAGAAAGTAACTAAGGGCGAAGAACAGCAGTTGTTCGATCGCATCGCCCGCGTGCTGGAGGACTCCGTCGAAAAGCATATGCGCGCCGACGTCACCGTGGGTTCCTTCCTTTCCGGCGGCATCGACTCCACCGCCATCGCCACCCTGGCCAAGCGCCACAACCCGAATCTGCTGACTTTTACCACCGGCTTCGAGCGCGAGGGTTACTCCGAGGTCGACGTGGCCGCCGAGTCCGCCGAGGCCATTGGCGTGGAGCACATCGTGAAGATTGTCTCCCCGGAGGAATACGCTAACGCCATTCCGAAAATCATGTGGTACCTCGACGATCCAGTAGCGGATCCCTCGCTGGTACCGCTGTTCTTCGTGGCCCAGGAGGCGCGCAAGCACGTCAAGGTGGTGCTGTCCGGCGAGGGTGCCGACGAACTGTTTGGCGGCTACACCATTTATAAGGAACCACTCTCGCTCGCGCCGTTTGAGAAGATCCCTTCCCCGCTGCGCCGCGGCCTGGGCCGACTCTCCCAGGTCCTGCCCGAGGGCATGAAGGGCAAGTCCCTGCTCAACCGCGGGTCGATGACCATGGAGGAGCGCTACTACGGCAACGCCCGTTCCTTCAACTTCGAGCAGATGCAGCGGGTCATCCCGTGGGCCGAGGAGGAGTGGGATCACAAGGAGGTGACTGCGCCTATTTACGCGCAGTCGCGCCACATGGACCCGGTTGCCCGCATGCAGCACTTGGACCTGTTTACCTGGATGCGCGGCGACATCCTGGTCAAGGCCGACAAGATCAACATGGCCAACTCCCTGGAGCTGCGCGTGCCGTTCCTGGACAAGGAAGTTTTCAAGGTGGCGGAGACCATCCCGCACGACCTGAAGATCGCCAACGGCACCACCAAGTACGCGCTGCGTAAGGCGATGGAACAAATCGTTCCCGCGCACGTGCTGCACCGCAAGAAGATGGGCTTCCCAGTGCCAATGCGCCACTGGTTGGCCGGCGACGAGTTGTTCGGCTGGGCCCAGGACACCATTAATGAGTCGCAGACCGAAGACATCTTCAACAAGAAGGAAGTCATGGAGATGCTCAAGGAGCACCGCGACGGCGTCTCCGATCACTCCCGCCGCCTCTGGACTGTCTTGGCGTTTATGGTGTGGCACGGCATCTTCGTCGAGCACCGCATCGATCCCCAGATTGAGGACAAGGACTACCCGGTCCGTCTTTAG
- a CDS encoding endonuclease domain-containing protein: MDSRAFALAALEEVYAEKNGLQFLERHEAVAPRLTAWARELLGQAAIGADSMPEREVVRDLKARGLKVQSNYRIGDYRWDIVVPRTKVAVEIDGFRYHSSENADTFFRDRWKGNDATLRGYTVLRYTGACVKYHREDVVCQIISACSGKPFLPAALWRWHVRIAPL; this comes from the coding sequence GTGGACTCCCGAGCTTTTGCGCTGGCTGCGCTGGAAGAAGTGTACGCAGAGAAGAATGGCCTTCAGTTCTTGGAAAGGCATGAGGCGGTAGCGCCGCGGCTCACGGCTTGGGCCCGGGAACTCCTGGGGCAAGCGGCGATCGGCGCGGACAGCATGCCCGAGCGTGAGGTGGTCCGCGACCTTAAAGCGCGAGGCCTGAAGGTGCAGTCCAACTACCGCATCGGGGACTACCGCTGGGACATCGTGGTGCCACGCACGAAGGTGGCGGTGGAGATCGACGGTTTCCGCTACCACTCGTCCGAGAACGCGGACACGTTCTTCCGCGACCGGTGGAAGGGCAACGACGCTACGCTGCGCGGGTACACCGTCCTGAGATATACCGGCGCGTGCGTGAAATATCACCGAGAGGACGTGGTGTGCCAGATCATCAGCGCCTGCTCGGGTAAGCCCTTTCTCCCGGCGGCGCTATGGCGATGGCATGTGCGCATAGCGCCGTTGTAG
- a CDS encoding HesB/IscA family protein, whose product MTAPASATGVILTEAAAAKAKALLDQEGRDDLALRIAVQPGGCAGLRYQLYFDDRALDGDKADEVGGVKLVVDKMSVPYLTGATIDFADTIEQQGFTIDNPNAGGSCACGDSFN is encoded by the coding sequence ATGACTGCCCCAGCATCCGCCACCGGCGTCATTTTGACCGAGGCTGCTGCCGCCAAGGCAAAGGCCCTGCTAGATCAGGAAGGCCGCGACGACCTTGCACTGCGCATTGCCGTGCAGCCAGGCGGCTGCGCAGGCCTGCGTTACCAGCTTTACTTCGATGACCGCGCCCTGGACGGCGACAAGGCCGACGAGGTCGGCGGCGTGAAGCTCGTCGTAGACAAGATGTCCGTGCCTTACCTGACCGGCGCGACCATTGACTTCGCTGACACCATTGAGCAGCAGGGCTTCACCATTGACAACCCGAACGCCGGCGGCTCCTGCGCCTGCGGTGATTCGTTCAACTAA
- a CDS encoding DUF3043 domain-containing protein yields the protein MEENKSYPKGYTPPKGRPTPKRVEQEIARGVRRDPHGMTDAQRRQNRKELKASMSKQEWKEYKKKERAERQAETKRAQERMAAGDERYLMERDRGEERRYVRDWVDSKRFLNEWIMPMLLVMLLCMFIGIYSPQVSTVATLLGVVVIVVFGAEGVIIGRRANKAVLEKFPNSTEPGFGLGMYAYSRANQPRKWRTPKPRVAVGDTV from the coding sequence ATGGAAGAAAACAAGTCTTATCCCAAGGGCTACACCCCGCCGAAGGGTCGCCCCACCCCGAAGCGCGTGGAGCAGGAAATTGCCCGCGGCGTGCGCCGCGATCCCCACGGCATGACTGACGCCCAGCGGCGCCAGAACCGCAAGGAGCTCAAGGCTTCCATGTCCAAGCAGGAGTGGAAGGAATACAAGAAGAAGGAGCGCGCGGAGCGCCAGGCGGAGACCAAGCGCGCCCAGGAGCGCATGGCGGCTGGCGACGAGCGTTACCTCATGGAGCGTGATCGCGGCGAGGAGCGCCGGTATGTCCGCGACTGGGTGGACTCCAAGCGCTTCCTCAACGAGTGGATTATGCCAATGTTGCTGGTCATGCTGCTGTGCATGTTCATTGGCATCTACAGCCCGCAGGTGTCCACCGTGGCGACGCTGCTGGGCGTTGTGGTCATCGTCGTCTTCGGCGCGGAGGGCGTCATTATCGGCCGCCGCGCGAACAAGGCCGTGCTCGAGAAGTTCCCGAACTCCACGGAGCCGGGCTTCGGTCTGGGCATGTACGCCTACTCGCGCGCTAACCAGCCACGTAAGTGGCGCACACCGAAGCCTCGCGTCGCCGTGGGCGACACCGTTTAA
- a CDS encoding nicotinate-nucleotide--dimethylbenzimidazole phosphoribosyltransferase, protein MVDPSAAAPLPAPDSDAFAAVVAGASATPRGVSFGRLVPTVAWLASCQGQAPARPITAARAVIVAGEHGLAHALESTAEYGPLSAFAVAATAEQANELNMGAGPAATAARAAGVSVRVVADAAAPPSGDITREDALSEEAAQEAFERGLAIADEEVDGGCDLLIPGDIGVGNSTVAAAIVGTILSKEPVAIVGPGSGADDEMWKTKVSALRDAMFRVRNFADDPWNVARLAGSADFLTLVGLCVRAAQRRTPLLIDGAFVTAALLIADRLYPGVHRWALAASMGPEHSQRFALADMDLEPLLDLQLRTGQATGALLALPLLRTGIELLAD, encoded by the coding sequence ATGGTCGATCCTTCAGCAGCTGCTCCCCTCCCCGCCCCAGACAGTGACGCTTTCGCCGCCGTCGTGGCGGGCGCGTCCGCGACCCCGCGCGGGGTCTCATTCGGTCGGCTCGTGCCTACCGTGGCATGGTTAGCCAGCTGCCAGGGCCAGGCCCCCGCGCGCCCCATCACCGCGGCGCGTGCTGTCATCGTGGCTGGCGAGCACGGTCTCGCGCACGCTCTGGAATCCACCGCCGAGTATGGGCCACTGTCGGCGTTTGCCGTTGCGGCCACCGCTGAGCAGGCCAATGAGCTCAACATGGGCGCTGGCCCCGCGGCTACGGCAGCGCGGGCCGCGGGCGTATCCGTGCGGGTGGTGGCGGATGCGGCGGCGCCTCCAAGCGGGGACATCACCCGTGAAGACGCCTTGAGCGAAGAGGCCGCCCAGGAAGCCTTCGAGCGCGGTCTGGCCATCGCGGATGAGGAGGTCGACGGCGGCTGCGATCTGCTCATCCCCGGCGATATCGGCGTGGGCAATTCCACCGTCGCCGCCGCGATCGTCGGCACGATTCTCAGCAAGGAGCCCGTGGCCATCGTCGGCCCCGGTTCGGGCGCGGACGATGAGATGTGGAAGACCAAGGTGTCCGCGTTGCGCGACGCCATGTTCCGCGTCCGGAATTTTGCCGACGACCCCTGGAACGTGGCGCGCCTCGCGGGCTCGGCGGATTTCCTCACCTTGGTGGGCCTGTGCGTGCGCGCCGCGCAGCGCCGCACTCCCCTGCTTATCGACGGCGCCTTTGTCACCGCCGCGCTCCTGATTGCGGATCGCCTGTACCCCGGCGTCCATCGCTGGGCGCTGGCCGCGAGCATGGGCCCGGAGCACTCCCAGCGCTTCGCGCTCGCCGACATGGACTTGGAGCCACTGCTCGATCTGCAGCTGCGCACCGGCCAGGCCACCGGCGCGCTGCTGGCACTTCCGCTGCTGCGCACCGGCATCGAGCTGTTGGCGGACTAG